The Mesorhizobium sp. B1-1-8 genome contains a region encoding:
- a CDS encoding J domain-containing protein encodes MFIDYYELLEISPNANSETIERIFRYFAMRYHPDNRDTGDESRFSEIVEAHNTLKDPVKRAQYDIHYKDHLGLRRELTEQASDAKGLERDIVIQAKLLSLLYVKRRQDVNNPGIGDEELERLSGCPREHLEFHLWYLKAKGWIARIENGMFAITVEGVDRANSENRRDAATTRLLNHAN; translated from the coding sequence ATGTTCATTGACTATTACGAACTTCTTGAGATCAGCCCGAACGCGAATTCGGAAACGATTGAACGCATATTTCGCTATTTTGCCATGCGCTATCATCCCGATAATCGGGATACCGGCGACGAGTCACGTTTCAGCGAAATCGTGGAAGCCCACAATACGCTCAAAGATCCGGTCAAGCGCGCCCAATACGACATTCATTACAAAGACCATCTGGGTCTTCGCCGTGAGCTGACCGAGCAAGCCAGCGATGCGAAAGGTCTTGAACGGGATATCGTCATTCAAGCCAAACTGCTTTCGCTTCTTTACGTAAAACGCCGACAGGACGTCAACAATCCTGGTATCGGCGATGAAGAACTTGAACGCTTGTCAGGTTGCCCGCGAGAACATCTGGAATTTCATCTTTGGTACCTGAAGGCAAAGGGCTGGATAGCAAGGATCGAAAACGGGATGTTCGCGATCACCGTGGAAGGCGTCGACCGCGCCAATTCCGAAAATCGTCGTGATGCCGCAACGACCAGACTGTTGAATCACGCGAACTGA
- a CDS encoding ABC transporter substrate-binding protein → MRRQFLTSTTALVLLLGAGNAYAGMDEAKAFLDKEIGPLSTLSRADQEKEMQWFIDAAKPFAGMEIKVVSETLTTHQYESQTLAPAFTAITGIKVTHDVIQEGDVVEKIQTQMQTGQNLYDGWVNDSDLIGTHWRYQQARNLTDWMAGEGKDVTDPMLDVDDFIGKSFTTAPDGKLYQLPDQQFANLYWFRYDWFNDEKNKADFKAKYGYDLGVPVNWSAYEDIAQFFTGREIGGKKVYGHMDYGKKDPSLGWRFTDAWLSMAGNGDKGIPNGKPVDEWGIKVDENSRPVGSCAARGGDTNAPASVYAIQKYLDWLKAYAPPEAQGMTFSESGPVPSQGNIAQQIFWYTAFTADMAKPGLPVVNDDGTPKWRVAPSPHGVYWKDGMKLGYQDAGSWTLLKSTPTDRAKAAWLYAQFVVSKTVDVKKSQVGLTFVRDSTIHDKSFTERAPKLGGLIEFYRSPARVQWTPTGTNVPDYPKLAQLWWQNIGDASSGAKSPQEAMDSLCADQEKVLSRLEKSGVQGDIGPKMAEEHDLEYWNKDAASKGNLAPQLKIEPEKDKPITVNYDELVKSWQK, encoded by the coding sequence ATGCGACGGCAATTTTTAACATCGACGACCGCCCTTGTCCTGTTGCTCGGAGCAGGCAATGCCTATGCCGGGATGGATGAGGCAAAAGCCTTTCTGGACAAGGAGATAGGCCCGCTGTCGACGCTTTCGCGCGCCGATCAGGAAAAGGAAATGCAGTGGTTCATCGACGCCGCCAAGCCGTTCGCCGGCATGGAAATCAAGGTCGTGTCGGAAACCCTGACAACGCATCAGTACGAGTCGCAGACGCTTGCACCGGCTTTCACCGCCATCACCGGCATCAAAGTCACGCATGACGTCATCCAGGAAGGCGACGTCGTCGAGAAGATCCAGACCCAGATGCAGACCGGGCAGAACCTCTATGATGGCTGGGTCAACGATTCCGACCTGATCGGCACGCACTGGCGCTATCAGCAGGCGCGCAACCTGACCGACTGGATGGCCGGCGAGGGCAAGGACGTCACCGATCCAATGCTCGACGTTGACGACTTCATCGGCAAGTCGTTCACGACCGCGCCCGACGGCAAGCTTTACCAGCTGCCTGACCAGCAGTTCGCCAACCTCTACTGGTTCCGTTACGACTGGTTCAACGACGAGAAGAACAAGGCCGATTTCAAGGCCAAATACGGCTACGACCTCGGCGTTCCGGTCAACTGGTCGGCCTATGAGGACATCGCCCAATTCTTCACCGGCCGCGAGATCGGCGGCAAGAAGGTCTATGGCCACATGGACTACGGCAAGAAGGATCCCTCGCTCGGCTGGCGCTTCACCGATGCGTGGCTCTCCATGGCCGGCAATGGCGACAAGGGCATTCCGAACGGCAAACCTGTCGACGAATGGGGCATCAAGGTCGACGAGAATTCGCGCCCGGTGGGTTCCTGCGCAGCGCGCGGCGGCGACACCAACGCCCCGGCCTCGGTCTATGCCATCCAGAAGTATCTCGACTGGCTGAAGGCATATGCGCCGCCGGAAGCGCAGGGCATGACCTTCTCCGAATCGGGTCCCGTTCCCTCGCAGGGCAACATCGCCCAGCAGATCTTCTGGTACACGGCGTTTACCGCCGACATGGCCAAGCCCGGCCTGCCGGTGGTGAACGACGACGGCACGCCGAAATGGCGCGTCGCGCCGTCGCCGCACGGTGTCTACTGGAAGGACGGCATGAAGCTCGGCTATCAGGACGCCGGTTCCTGGACCCTGCTGAAGTCGACGCCGACCGACCGCGCCAAGGCCGCGTGGCTCTATGCGCAGTTCGTGGTGTCGAAGACCGTCGACGTCAAGAAAAGCCAGGTCGGTCTGACCTTCGTCCGAGACTCGACCATCCATGACAAGAGCTTCACCGAGCGGGCGCCGAAGCTCGGCGGCCTGATCGAGTTCTACCGCTCGCCGGCGCGCGTGCAGTGGACGCCGACCGGCACCAACGTTCCGGACTATCCGAAGCTGGCGCAGCTCTGGTGGCAGAACATCGGCGACGCCTCCTCGGGCGCCAAGAGCCCGCAGGAAGCGATGGATTCACTTTGCGCCGACCAGGAGAAGGTACTGTCTCGCCTCGAGAAATCGGGTGTGCAGGGCGATATCGGACCGAAGATGGCCGAAGAGCACGATCTCGAATACTGGAACAAGGACGCCGCCTCGAAGGGCAACCTTGCGCCGCAGCTCAAGATCGAGCCTGAAAAGGACAAGCCGATCACCGTCAACTACGACGAGCTGGTCAAGAGCTGGCAGAAGTAA
- the glpK gene encoding glycerol kinase GlpK, whose product MSGFVLAIDQGTTSTRAILFDDKMKVAGTGQQEFTQHYPGSGWVEHDPEDIWASVLATVKSALKAAGRAASDVAAIGITNQRETVVVWDKATGKPIHNAIVWQDRRTASLCQKLRKQGLEKTFTRKTGLLLDPYFSGTKIAWMLDKVTGARKRAEKGELLAGTIDSFLIWRLTGGKMHATDATNASRTLVYNIEKNAWDDELLSILRIPAAMLPEVKDCADDFGVTNKELFGAEIKILGVAGDQHAATIGQACFEPGMMKSTYGTGCFALLNTGADLVRSKNRLLTTIAYRLNGKTIYALEGSIFIAGAAVQWLRDGIKVIGKAEQSGALAASADPAQQVYLVPAFVGLGAPHWDADARGAIFGLTRNSGPAEFARAALESVAFQTRDLLDAMRKDWKGASAKTVLRVDGGMVASDWTMQRLADILDAPVDRPTILETTALGAAWLAGSKAGVWPKAREFAKTWALDRRFKPDMNAATRSVKLAGWRDAVRRTLSTH is encoded by the coding sequence ATGAGCGGTTTTGTGCTGGCCATCGACCAGGGAACGACATCGACCCGGGCGATCCTGTTCGACGACAAGATGAAGGTCGCCGGCACCGGCCAGCAGGAATTCACCCAGCATTATCCGGGCTCGGGCTGGGTCGAGCATGACCCGGAAGACATCTGGGCGAGTGTTCTCGCCACAGTGAAATCGGCGCTGAAGGCGGCCGGCCGCGCGGCATCGGATGTCGCCGCGATCGGCATCACCAACCAGCGCGAGACGGTTGTCGTTTGGGACAAGGCGACGGGCAAGCCGATCCACAACGCCATCGTCTGGCAGGACAGGCGAACGGCATCGCTTTGCCAGAAACTCCGCAAGCAGGGGCTGGAGAAGACATTCACCCGCAAGACCGGCCTGCTGCTCGACCCCTATTTTTCCGGCACCAAGATCGCCTGGATGCTGGACAAGGTAACGGGCGCAAGGAAGCGCGCCGAGAAGGGCGAGTTGCTCGCCGGCACCATCGACAGTTTTCTCATCTGGCGGCTGACCGGCGGCAAGATGCACGCTACCGATGCGACAAACGCCTCGCGCACGCTGGTCTACAATATCGAGAAGAACGCCTGGGATGACGAGCTGCTGTCGATCCTGCGCATTCCGGCCGCGATGCTGCCCGAGGTCAAGGATTGCGCCGACGATTTTGGCGTTACCAACAAGGAGCTCTTCGGCGCGGAGATAAAAATCCTCGGCGTCGCCGGCGATCAGCATGCAGCGACCATCGGCCAGGCCTGTTTCGAGCCGGGGATGATGAAATCCACCTACGGCACCGGCTGCTTCGCGCTGCTCAACACCGGCGCCGACCTGGTGCGCTCGAAGAACCGGCTGCTGACCACGATTGCTTACCGGCTGAACGGCAAGACCATCTATGCGCTGGAAGGCTCGATCTTCATTGCCGGGGCGGCTGTGCAATGGCTGCGCGACGGCATCAAGGTGATCGGCAAGGCAGAGCAAAGCGGCGCGCTGGCGGCGAGCGCCGATCCGGCGCAACAAGTCTATCTGGTGCCGGCCTTCGTCGGGCTGGGCGCGCCGCATTGGGACGCTGACGCACGCGGCGCCATCTTCGGGCTGACGCGCAACTCGGGCCCGGCGGAATTTGCCCGCGCGGCGCTCGAATCCGTCGCCTTCCAGACGCGAGACCTGCTCGACGCCATGCGCAAGGACTGGAAAGGCGCTTCGGCCAAGACCGTGCTTCGGGTCGACGGCGGCATGGTGGCGTCGGACTGGACCATGCAGCGGCTGGCCGACATCCTCGACGCGCCGGTCGACCGCCCGACCATCCTGGAGACGACCGCGCTCGGCGCCGCCTGGCTCGCCGGCTCGAAGGCCGGCGTGTGGCCGAAAGCGCGGGAATTTGCCAAGACCTGGGCGCTCGACAGGCGCTTCAAGCCGGACATGAATGCCGCCACACGCTCGGTGAAGCTGGCGGGCTGGCGCGACGCGGTGCGGCGCACGCTCAGCACGCACTGA
- a CDS encoding BA14K family protein, which produces MNRISSGLLATALSVSFAAAEIVPVNAQPNYVPQGQDLSNVQTVQYQDWRRRPGFNRSPSGMYERNGAVYWNGHRGYREYHRGYRRHGDFWFPLAAFATGALITGAIVNSQNRYANAHVQWCYDHYRSYRASDNTYMSSYGRRECRSPY; this is translated from the coding sequence ATGAACAGGATTTCATCGGGTCTGCTGGCAACAGCTCTATCGGTTTCGTTCGCCGCGGCGGAGATCGTGCCCGTCAATGCCCAGCCGAACTATGTGCCGCAAGGCCAGGACCTTTCGAACGTCCAGACAGTACAGTACCAGGACTGGAGGAGGCGCCCCGGTTTCAATCGCTCCCCAAGCGGCATGTATGAACGCAATGGTGCCGTGTACTGGAACGGTCACCGCGGCTATCGCGAATATCACCGCGGCTATCGCCGTCACGGCGATTTCTGGTTCCCGCTGGCCGCCTTCGCTACCGGCGCGCTGATCACCGGCGCGATCGTCAACAGCCAGAACCGCTATGCGAATGCGCATGTGCAGTGGTGCTATGACCATTACAGAAGCTATCGCGCCTCGGACAATACCTACATGTCCAGCTACGGCAGGCGTGAGTGCCGCTCGCCCTACTGA
- a CDS encoding DUF6105 family protein → MRTLFALWAAPLVLFWGWFFLSLNDINFGYVMLSRQLHDFAFQLYGQMLGVDPAIIPGMVAKTCVFDSLLLFGLWTFRRRRNIAAWIRQRRQGGVSEQRLSRAIEAGPELPAE, encoded by the coding sequence ATGCGCACCCTGTTCGCACTCTGGGCGGCTCCGCTGGTCCTGTTCTGGGGCTGGTTCTTCCTGTCGCTCAACGACATCAATTTCGGCTACGTCATGCTCAGCCGGCAGCTGCACGACTTCGCCTTTCAGCTCTACGGCCAGATGCTCGGCGTCGATCCGGCAATCATCCCGGGCATGGTGGCGAAGACCTGCGTCTTCGACTCCTTGCTGCTTTTCGGCTTGTGGACATTCCGTCGCCGGCGCAACATCGCCGCATGGATCAGGCAGCGCCGGCAAGGCGGCGTCAGCGAGCAGCGGCTCAGCCGAGCGATTGAAGCCGGTCCAGAGCTCCCTGCAGAATAA
- the dprA gene encoding DNA-processing protein DprA encodes MSVPTAGPRLSDRQRLAWLRLIRTPNVGPASFRELINRFGSAEAALEMLPELMISGGANRIVRIPSVAEAEAELDAAGRARARFVGIGEADYPPMLKTMDNPPPLLAMKGEGAVFRLPALAIVGARNASLAGIKMARMLAADLGRDGYAIVSGLARGIDTAAHQGSVATGTVGVLAGGLDVPYPPENAGLCDEIAGRGGAIVSEMPFGWQPRAQDFPRRNRLVAGMALGLVVVEAAQRSGSLISARLANEMGRLVFAVPGSPLDPRAAGCNALLKDGATLVTEAADVLGALAPLAGTRPPRTAPLAEAPDLAALPPPGEDERADVLEALGPTPVAVDEIIRHTGLSAAQISMVLLELDLAGRLERHAGGNVSLVS; translated from the coding sequence TTGAGTGTGCCGACCGCCGGCCCGCGCCTCAGCGACCGGCAGCGGCTCGCCTGGCTTCGCCTGATCCGCACACCGAATGTCGGCCCGGCCTCTTTCCGCGAATTGATCAACCGCTTCGGCTCGGCCGAAGCGGCGCTCGAAATGTTGCCGGAATTGATGATCTCAGGTGGCGCCAACCGTATCGTGCGCATTCCATCCGTCGCCGAGGCCGAGGCGGAGCTCGATGCCGCTGGCCGAGCCCGCGCCCGTTTCGTCGGCATTGGCGAGGCCGACTATCCCCCGATGCTGAAGACCATGGACAACCCGCCGCCGCTGCTCGCGATGAAAGGCGAAGGCGCGGTCTTCCGCCTGCCGGCATTGGCGATTGTCGGTGCCCGCAATGCCTCGCTTGCCGGCATCAAGATGGCGCGCATGCTGGCGGCCGATCTCGGTCGCGACGGCTACGCCATTGTCTCCGGCCTGGCGCGCGGCATCGACACGGCGGCGCATCAGGGAAGCGTTGCGACCGGCACTGTGGGTGTTCTTGCCGGCGGTCTCGACGTCCCCTACCCGCCCGAAAATGCCGGCCTCTGCGACGAGATCGCCGGACGCGGCGGCGCCATCGTCTCGGAAATGCCGTTCGGCTGGCAGCCGCGCGCCCAGGATTTTCCGCGCCGCAACCGGCTTGTCGCCGGCATGGCGCTGGGATTGGTCGTGGTCGAGGCCGCACAGCGCTCCGGCTCGTTGATCAGCGCCCGCCTTGCCAACGAGATGGGCCGGCTGGTTTTCGCGGTGCCGGGCTCGCCGCTCGACCCGCGCGCCGCCGGCTGTAACGCTTTGCTCAAGGACGGCGCCACGCTCGTCACCGAAGCCGCCGACGTTCTGGGCGCGCTGGCACCGCTGGCCGGCACCCGCCCGCCAAGGACCGCGCCGCTCGCCGAGGCGCCCGACCTGGCGGCGCTGCCCCCGCCCGGCGAGGACGAGCGTGCCGATGTGCTCGAAGCGCTCGGCCCGACGCCGGTCGCGGTCGACGAAATCATCCGCCACACCGGCCTAAGCGCGGCGCAGATATCTATGGTCCTGTTGGAGCTAGACCTCGCCGGTCGGCTGGAGCGCCATGCCGGCGGGAACGTGTCGCTGGTTTCGTGA
- a CDS encoding aspartate carbamoyltransferase catalytic subunit gives MTDASSLPLFPHRHLLGIRDLSPADIELLLDRADSAVAISRQPEKKTSALRGRTQINLFYEASTRTQSSFELAGKRLGADVMNMPVASSSVKKGETLIDTAMTLNAMRPDILIIRHQSAGAAALLAQKVGCSVVNAGDGAHEHPTQALLDALTIRRAKGPLSKLIVAICGDILHSRVARSNIMLLNALGAQVRVVAPSTLLPAGIDRMGVIVSRSMAEGLKDADVVMMLRLQRERMEGAFVPSVREYFRYFGLDAEKLKAAKGDALVMHPGPMNRGVEIASEIADGPQSVIQEQVEMGVAVRMAVMEALLDPRRNYEGRNHEGRGA, from the coding sequence ATGACCGACGCTTCGTCCCTGCCGCTCTTTCCTCACCGCCATCTTCTGGGCATCCGCGATCTTTCCCCCGCCGATATCGAGCTTTTGCTCGACCGGGCCGATAGCGCCGTGGCGATCTCGCGGCAGCCGGAAAAGAAGACCTCGGCGCTGCGCGGCCGCACCCAGATCAACCTCTTCTACGAGGCCTCGACACGCACCCAATCGTCCTTCGAACTGGCCGGCAAGCGGCTCGGCGCCGACGTCATGAACATGCCGGTGGCAAGCTCTTCGGTGAAGAAGGGCGAAACGCTGATCGATACGGCGATGACGCTGAATGCCATGCGACCCGACATCCTGATCATCCGCCACCAGTCGGCGGGCGCCGCCGCTCTGCTGGCGCAGAAAGTCGGCTGCTCGGTGGTCAATGCCGGCGACGGCGCGCATGAACACCCGACGCAGGCGCTGCTCGACGCGCTGACCATCCGCCGCGCCAAGGGCCCGCTGTCGAAGCTGATCGTGGCGATCTGCGGCGACATCCTGCATTCCCGCGTCGCCCGCTCCAATATCATGCTGCTCAACGCGCTCGGCGCGCAGGTGCGCGTCGTCGCGCCCTCGACATTGCTGCCGGCGGGCATCGACAGGATGGGCGTGATCGTGTCGCGCTCGATGGCCGAGGGTCTCAAGGATGCCGACGTGGTGATGATGCTGCGCCTGCAGCGCGAGCGCATGGAGGGCGCCTTCGTGCCTTCGGTGCGCGAATATTTCCGCTATTTCGGGCTCGATGCCGAAAAGCTGAAAGCCGCCAAGGGCGACGCGCTGGTGATGCATCCGGGGCCGATGAACCGCGGCGTCGAGATCGCCTCGGAAATCGCCGACGGACCGCAAAGCGTCATCCAGGAGCAGGTCGAGATGGGCGTCGCCGTGCGCATGGCGGTCATGGAAGCGCTGCTCGATCCGCGCCGCAACTATGAAGGCCGCAACCATGAGGGGCGCGGCGCATGA
- the plsY gene encoding glycerol-3-phosphate 1-O-acyltransferase PlsY, with protein sequence MGYVLSLIFGYLLGSIPFGLLLTRAAGLGDVRQIGSGNIGATNVLRTGNKGLAAATLVLDALKGTAAALIAGHFSSDFGLLAGFGAFLGHLFPVWLGFKGGKGVATYLGVLLGLAWQVMLIFSVVWLAMAFLFRYSSLAALTAAVVVPIALYFISTPQIAGLFAVMSLIVIAKHRENISRLLAGTEGKIGAKG encoded by the coding sequence ATGGGTTACGTGCTCTCACTGATCTTCGGCTATCTGCTCGGCTCGATCCCGTTCGGCCTGTTGCTCACCCGCGCCGCCGGCCTCGGCGACGTGCGCCAGATCGGCTCCGGCAACATCGGCGCCACCAACGTGCTGCGCACCGGCAACAAGGGACTCGCCGCCGCCACGCTGGTCCTCGATGCGCTGAAGGGAACGGCCGCAGCGCTGATCGCCGGGCATTTTTCGTCGGACTTCGGACTGTTGGCCGGCTTCGGCGCCTTCCTCGGCCACCTGTTTCCGGTCTGGCTCGGCTTCAAGGGCGGCAAGGGCGTCGCCACCTATCTCGGCGTGTTGCTAGGCCTTGCCTGGCAGGTCATGCTTATCTTCTCAGTCGTCTGGCTCGCCATGGCCTTCCTGTTCCGCTATTCCTCGCTGGCGGCGCTGACGGCGGCGGTGGTCGTGCCGATCGCGCTCTATTTCATCAGCACGCCTCAGATTGCCGGCCTGTTCGCGGTGATGAGCCTGATCGTCATCGCCAAGCATCGCGAAAACATCTCGCGGCTGCTTGCGGGTACCGAAGGCAAGATCGGGGCCAAGGGTTGA
- the ruvX gene encoding Holliday junction resolvase RuvX, whose protein sequence is MAVISIEELPARLAGGRTLAGLDLGDKTIGVAVSDRGLSFAHPRPVILRKKFSVDAALLLAQLEKDNVGAMVLGLPVNMDGSEGPRAQKSRAFARNMAALSDLPFVLWDERLSTVAAERTLIEMDFSRRKRAGKIDSAAAAFILQGALDRLQSLG, encoded by the coding sequence TTGGCCGTTATTTCAATCGAGGAATTGCCGGCGCGGCTCGCCGGCGGCCGAACGCTCGCCGGGCTCGACCTCGGCGACAAGACGATCGGCGTCGCGGTTTCGGATCGCGGGCTGTCCTTTGCCCACCCGCGTCCGGTCATCCTGCGCAAGAAGTTCTCAGTTGACGCCGCCCTGCTGCTGGCGCAGCTCGAGAAGGACAACGTTGGCGCAATGGTGCTCGGGCTTCCCGTCAACATGGACGGATCGGAAGGGCCGCGCGCGCAAAAATCGCGTGCCTTCGCACGCAATATGGCGGCACTTTCCGACCTGCCCTTCGTGCTGTGGGATGAGAGGTTGTCGACGGTCGCCGCGGAACGCACGCTGATCGAGATGGATTTTTCGCGCAGGAAACGCGCCGGCAAGATCGATTCGGCCGCAGCCGCCTTTATTCTGCAGGGAGCTCTGGACCGGCTTCAATCGCTCGGCTGA
- a CDS encoding dihydroorotase: protein MSITVFSKAHIVDPSRGIDEIGAVIVDGRKIAAAGKAALNQGVPEGATVIDCAGKTIIPGLVDARVFIGEPGGEHRETIASASVAAAAGGVTSVVMMPDTDPVIDNVALVEFVLRTAKDTASVNVFPAAAITKSLDGREMTEFGLLREAGAVAFTDGRHTIASALVMRRALTYARDFGGVIAHETQDHDLASAGVMNEGLYASWLGLAGIPREAELIPLERDLALARLTGGAYHAAKVSTAMAAGAVSRAKADGADVTAGVAIHNLSLNENDVGEYRTFFRLTPPLRAEDDRLAMIEAIRDGTVDIIVSSHDPQDVDTKRLPFADAAAGAIGLETLLGAALRLYHNGEVPLLRLIETLSTAPAKLFGLPGGTLKPGAAADLAVIDLDEPWIVSEGGLRSRSKNTCFEGARLQGKVLQTMVAGRTVFSA, encoded by the coding sequence ATGAGCATCACGGTCTTCAGCAAGGCGCATATCGTCGACCCCTCGCGAGGTATTGACGAGATCGGCGCCGTCATCGTCGACGGCCGCAAGATCGCCGCCGCCGGTAAGGCGGCGCTGAACCAGGGCGTTCCCGAAGGCGCAACCGTCATCGACTGCGCCGGCAAGACGATCATTCCCGGCCTTGTCGATGCGCGCGTTTTCATCGGCGAACCCGGCGGCGAGCACCGCGAGACGATCGCCTCGGCGAGCGTCGCGGCAGCCGCGGGCGGCGTCACCTCCGTCGTCATGATGCCGGACACCGACCCGGTGATCGACAATGTCGCGCTGGTGGAATTCGTGCTGCGCACCGCGAAAGACACTGCAAGCGTCAACGTTTTCCCGGCGGCGGCGATCACCAAGAGTCTCGACGGCCGCGAGATGACCGAGTTCGGCCTGCTGCGCGAAGCCGGCGCCGTCGCCTTCACCGACGGCCGCCACACCATTGCCAGCGCGCTGGTGATGCGCCGCGCGCTGACCTATGCGCGCGACTTCGGCGGCGTCATCGCGCATGAGACCCAGGACCACGACCTCGCCTCCGCCGGCGTCATGAACGAAGGCCTCTATGCCAGCTGGCTCGGGCTCGCCGGCATTCCGCGCGAGGCCGAACTGATCCCGCTGGAGCGCGACCTGGCGCTGGCGCGACTGACCGGCGGCGCCTATCACGCGGCCAAGGTCTCGACCGCCATGGCGGCCGGAGCGGTGAGCCGGGCAAAGGCCGACGGCGCCGACGTCACTGCGGGCGTCGCCATCCACAATCTGTCGCTCAACGAAAACGATGTCGGCGAGTACCGCACCTTCTTCCGGCTGACCCCGCCCTTGCGCGCCGAGGACGACCGGCTGGCGATGATCGAAGCGATCAGGGACGGCACCGTCGACATCATCGTCTCCTCGCACGACCCGCAGGATGTCGACACCAAGCGCCTTCCCTTCGCCGATGCCGCCGCCGGCGCAATCGGGCTGGAGACGCTGCTCGGCGCAGCCCTGCGCCTCTACCACAATGGCGAGGTGCCGCTGCTCAGGCTGATCGAGACGCTGTCCACCGCGCCGGCAAAGCTGTTCGGCCTGCCCGGCGGCACGCTGAAACCTGGCGCGGCGGCCGATCTTGCGGTGATCGATCTCGACGAGCCATGGATCGTCAGCGAGGGCGGTCTTCGCTCGCGCTCGAAGAACACCTGCTTCGAGGGCGCGCGGCTGCAGGGCAAGGTCTTGCAAACCATGGTCGCGGGCCGCACAGTGTTCTCTGCCTGA
- a CDS encoding DNA alkylation response protein: MTDDVINQPPPLTGGNAWRGDPLLIQLAERFSDTVRKDLDGLGRFAMTQEAQELARLANVDTPKLKTHDRQGRRIDLVEFHPAYHALMRRSVANGLHSSVWENGDAEIGRRHQVRAARFYLTAELETGHLCPITMTSASLAALMASPKLFREWAPRVTTRKYDQSQKPPVEKTGLTLGMGMTEKQGGTDVRANVTRAERTGSGFYRLTGHKWFMSAPMSDAFLVLAQASEGLSCFLVPRILGDGSGNGFRFQRLKDKLGNRSNASSEVEFVNAIGEMVGEPGAGVKTIMDMVTLTRLDCAVASSAIMRAGLAEAVHHTRHRQVFGVNLIDQPLMQRVLADMALDVAAATALSFRLARSFDEAASDRGEAAFARTMTPVVKYWVCKIAPPLLYEAMECLGGNGYVEEAPLARYYREAPVNAIWEGSGNVMALDVLRVLGRAPGLFEEVLAGIDRDLGAGSRGTIGVLKAAMQVASTDQGSARLLTEQLALSAAAAELRRLGAGRIADAFVETRLAGQWRTTYGMLDPRHDARMIIDTLYPPMS, translated from the coding sequence GTGACCGACGACGTGATCAACCAGCCGCCGCCGCTGACGGGCGGCAACGCCTGGCGCGGCGATCCGTTGCTGATCCAGCTTGCCGAGCGCTTTTCCGATACCGTGCGTAAGGATCTCGACGGACTCGGCCGCTTCGCCATGACGCAGGAGGCGCAGGAACTCGCCCGCCTCGCCAATGTCGACACGCCGAAGCTCAAGACACACGACCGCCAGGGCCGGCGCATCGATCTGGTCGAATTCCACCCCGCCTATCACGCGCTGATGCGCCGTTCGGTGGCCAATGGGCTGCATTCTTCCGTATGGGAAAACGGTGATGCCGAGATTGGCCGCCGCCATCAGGTGAGGGCGGCCCGTTTCTACCTGACGGCCGAACTGGAGACCGGTCATCTGTGCCCCATCACCATGACCAGCGCTTCGCTGGCGGCGCTGATGGCGAGCCCAAAGCTGTTTCGCGAATGGGCGCCGCGGGTGACGACGCGCAAATACGACCAGAGCCAGAAGCCGCCGGTGGAAAAGACCGGGCTGACGCTCGGCATGGGCATGACCGAAAAGCAGGGCGGCACCGATGTGCGCGCCAACGTCACCAGGGCCGAGCGCACCGGCAGCGGCTTTTACCGGCTGACCGGGCACAAATGGTTCATGTCGGCGCCGATGTCGGACGCCTTCCTGGTGCTTGCCCAAGCATCGGAGGGGCTTTCCTGTTTCCTCGTCCCACGTATCCTGGGCGACGGCTCCGGCAACGGCTTCCGCTTCCAGCGGCTGAAGGACAAGCTCGGCAACCGCTCCAACGCTTCGTCGGAAGTCGAATTCGTTAATGCCATCGGCGAGATGGTCGGCGAGCCGGGCGCGGGCGTGAAGACGATCATGGACATGGTGACGCTGACCCGGCTCGATTGCGCCGTCGCCTCGTCGGCGATCATGCGGGCGGGGCTGGCCGAGGCCGTTCACCACACGCGTCACCGCCAGGTGTTCGGTGTCAACCTGATCGACCAGCCGCTGATGCAGCGCGTGCTTGCCGACATGGCGCTCGATGTAGCCGCCGCCACGGCGCTGTCGTTCAGGCTGGCGCGTTCCTTCGACGAGGCGGCAAGCGATCGCGGCGAGGCGGCTTTTGCCCGCACCATGACGCCGGTGGTCAAATACTGGGTATGCAAGATCGCGCCGCCGCTGCTTTACGAGGCAATGGAGTGCCTGGGCGGCAATGGCTATGTCGAGGAAGCGCCGCTTGCCCGCTACTATCGCGAGGCGCCGGTCAACGCGATCTGGGAAGGTTCCGGCAACGTCATGGCGCTCGACGTGCTGCGCGTCCTTGGCCGCGCGCCCGGCCTGTTCGAGGAGGTGCTGGCCGGCATCGACCGCGACCTCGGCGCCGGCAGCCGCGGCACCATAGGCGTGCTCAAGGCGGCGATGCAGGTGGCCTCGACCGACCAGGGCTCGGCGCGCCTGCTCACCGAGCAGCTGGCGCTGTCCGCCGCCGCGGCGGAACTGCGCCGGCTCGGAGCAGGGCGGATCGCCGACGCCTTCGTCGAAACGCGCCTTGCCGGCCAATGGCGCACCACCTACGGCATGCTCGATCCGCGCCATGACGCGCGCATGATCATCGACACCCTCTATCCGCCGATGAGCTGA